A region of Kribbella sp. NBC_01245 DNA encodes the following proteins:
- a CDS encoding GNAT family N-acetyltransferase — MEYPSGKDLREWLEEYDAERSWVFDMAPVTVAPTKNVVGHIQIFNPTEASPWVDYAEQPAANLLAIGKLFVRPNTHEYGIGRYLLKESIKYIQGQGKLPVLDRQGNGFIAEGFYEKFGFKEIPSGNPDVAPMIYTK, encoded by the coding sequence GCTTGAAGAGTACGACGCAGAGCGGTCTTGGGTTTTCGACATGGCGCCGGTGACGGTAGCGCCGACGAAAAACGTGGTCGGCCACATCCAGATCTTCAACCCCACCGAAGCTTCTCCATGGGTCGACTACGCCGAGCAGCCCGCCGCCAATCTGTTGGCCATCGGAAAGCTCTTTGTCAGACCCAATACCCACGAATATGGCATCGGAAGATACCTGCTCAAGGAATCCATCAAGTACATCCAAGGTCAAGGCAAGCTCCCAGTCCTGGATCGTCAGGGAAATGGGTTTATTGCAGAGGGCTTCTACGAGAAGTTCGGATTCAAAGAAATCCCGTCAGGAAACCCCGACGTTGCTCCAATGATCTACACCAAGTGA